In Amblyraja radiata isolate CabotCenter1 chromosome 15, sAmbRad1.1.pri, whole genome shotgun sequence, the genomic window AAACACGAGACAGAccattggcgaggcagccatcattCGGCACCACCTGGTGGTCTGATTTAGGATCTGAGACAGTGCTCAAAGCAGTAGAATATTAAACCTCAGTCCAGTTAAAGAGGTCACCAATAGTATTAGAAATAAAGCCTAACAGGGTTTGCAGGGTGCCTCACACAGCATGGTTAATCCGTCTCAGTGTGTGTCCGCTGGTGTCTCAGCAGAGAACATGCCCGGGTGTATCCCTTCCAACACTCGGAGCAGATAAATGGCCTCGCAGAAAAATGAATTCGCTGGTGTATTAGCAAGTTGGTCGACCGAGCGAAtcccctcccacactcgaaacagGTAAATGGCTTCTCCCCGGTGTGAACTCGCTGGTGTAGCTTAAGGCCCAATGATTTAGTGAATCCTTTCCCGCACTCTGAACACGTGTACGGCATCTCCCCGCTGTGAACCCGCTGATGTCTAAACAGGTCCGACGGCTGAGTGAATTTATCACCGCAGATGGAGCAGGAGATCAGCCTCACCTCACTGTGCGATTGCTGGTGTCTCATCAAGTGTAAGAAGcgagtgaatcccttcccacccttcaCCCCTGTATGACTTTGCTGGTGTATCAGCAGTTCTGATGACCGGGGGAATCCTTTTCCACACTCAGAACAGATAAATGGTCTGTCCTCGGTATGGATTCGCTGGTGTTTCCTCAGGCTGGATAAGTCAGGGTATTCCTTCCCACACCCCGTGCAGGTAAACAGTCTCTCCCCTGAGTGAATCCGCTTGTGCATTAGCAAGCTGTCCGACCGAGTGAAACTCTTCCCGCACTCGGAGCAAGTAAAtggcctctccccagtgtgaagTAGCAGGTGTTTGTTCAGGTGGGATGACTGAATAAAGTCCCTGCCACATTCAGAGCATTTGAACGGCCGCTCTTCGGTGTGAATTCGCTGATGTTTATTCAGGTTAGATGTCAGATTGAAGCTCTTCCCACATTCAGAGCATTTGTACGACCTCTCTCCGGTGTGAATTCGCTGATGTGCTTTCAGGCTAGAAGACCACGAGAAGCTCTTCCCACATTCAGAGCATTCAAACTCCGTATCCTCAGCGTGAACCCGCTGGTGTATCAACAAGTGGGATGACTGAGCAAATCTCTTTCCACACTCACGGcatgtgaacggcctctccctcgTGTGAACCTGCTGGCGTCCCGTCATATTGAACGACTGAGTGAATCCGTTTCCACACTCAGAGCAGGAGCAGGGCCTCTCCCTGGTGTGAATTCACTGGTGTACCAGCGGGTGGGTGACCGTGTGGATCCAGGTTTCCCACACTTGGAGCAGTTGAATGTCCCGTCTCCAGTGACGATGTGCTGGCGTGTTCTCAGGGAGCCAGATCAATGGTGTCTCAACAGGAGGATTAAACAAGCCAGCTTCTTTCCACACACAGAGCAGATGCTCAAGTTTCTAGCAGGATGGGAAATTGTTTCTTTTCAAAGAATTCACACTGATATCACTTTTAGCAAGAAACGATTTGGTCACTCACTGACTTAATTTTCCCCTTTGTCTCCAGGTTCATTCATCAAGACCTCACACACATGGAACACGTGTTTGGTTTCAGCCTCCTTCTGCGGCTGTGTAAATGGCCAAAGCTCTTTCCACAGTCAGTTCTCTTGAACACCCTCCTTCAGAAGTGAGTGTCACTGCCCCACTGTGGTTTGTTGTCTCTCCTCAGAAATACAACAGATGAGCATTTCCTCTTCCAGATTCAAGGATTGGGGACATTGGTGCTGGTGACCTGTCTGACACTGCAGGTCTGATGTGACGTTACGTTTGAGATTCCCATTGACAAACCCATTGCTTGTGTACCCTGTAAAAGAGTTCACACAATATATCAATAGGTACAGGACCCCATTTTAGACAAAATAATATTTGGTCACTCCGGCATGCAGTGAAATTGTACTGTTACAGTGAGGACCAACACACCTAATGGTCAACATCTCCACAtttagactgaagggtctcgacctgaaacgtcacccattccttctcgccagagatgctgcctgtcccgctgagttactccagctttatgtgtctatcttcggtttaaatcagcatctgcagttccttcctacacatcagtctAG contains:
- the LOC116981549 gene encoding zinc finger protein 239-like yields the protein MTGRQQVHTRERPFTCRECGKRFAQSSHLLIHQRVHAEDTEFECSECGKSFSWSSSLKAHQRIHTGERSYKCSECGKSFNLTSNLNKHQRIHTEERPFKCSECGRDFIQSSHLNKHLLLHTGERPFTCSECGKSFTRSDSLLMHKRIHSGERLFTCTGCGKEYPDLSSLRKHQRIHTEDRPFICSECGKGFPRSSELLIHQQSHTGVKGGKGFTRFLHLMRHQQSHSEVRLISCSICGDKFTQPSDLFRHQRVHSGEMPYTCSECGKGFTKSLGLKLHQRVHTGEKPFTCFECGRGFARSTNLLIHQRIHFSARPFICSECWKGYTRACSLLRHQRTHTETD